Proteins encoded together in one Triticum dicoccoides isolate Atlit2015 ecotype Zavitan chromosome 7B, WEW_v2.0, whole genome shotgun sequence window:
- the LOC119341591 gene encoding probable LIM domain-containing serine/threonine-protein kinase DDB_G0286997 produces the protein MAEDGGGGGGGGGGERMKLLCSLGGRILPRPGDGTLRYAGGDTRIVSVPRGVALQDLLARLADAYGGATGPHFAVKYQLPDEGLDALISVSSPEDLDNMVEEYDKLAVASPKLRVFIFPVSEAAAPGDEGGEGAAGFDAGLRYLEAVNGIVRKDSIASLSSTQCSDGGPPPPTPAVPSSGGGGGGGGGGGGGGGGSPTAVSPTSTCSYDAARSAFAAPPQPQQLLVDVFTNAAPAPVPVKPQESAAPPQPSPHPHPHPHPHPHPEAARYRQPLSQLPPLPPVFMNDHREAMQGLNQQPPENATWFQDCNMCVKALPHAHSDPVMNDYANDVRGGAPVEPIPVFMSLRPEDVARIMMGERQIPSQMGAYGYTHMHPVQPDRERMYAPKMEGVANPMPVDPASFHQHVYVQQQQQQHQQQQLPPQQVPATYGFNHIPMMPTEMVSPNSVHSDSSHQQAILHQMPSPHGMAQYPVRQTNPNNPLEGEGSLSGNSRHREDGQVLRDNVPSVAPAAVPTYMANVDRMMDSLRVNPNEPRYPEQRMYAENGLPQNATSQYSQSNTNTFFDVSEPKMAHPTESMPPPSVASPYMHNVQHANVNHMPPQMVSIGGPYPSYVAATIGHVGVPPSAYGVDPAYTKATINPMSEQKDVMPEVYHKEAPHESIPPPNANAQVPLPTPALTNHAPVEQLQESGLPGQQFSNVHALPPRPKRVASRENISSKDPHSQNSLLNCKGPDLNIPAEEQPYHKDTHAEQAQFVKGDGITNPDLLGMEDGLAAFEPPPPVLNEGLGNVTNKVDGQAHTNEVSKGKPLDWVSGQPVTDEHGRLQIIKNDDLEELQELGSGTFGTVYHGKWRGSDVAIKRINDRCFAGKPSEQEKMRNDFWNEASNLADLHHPNVVAFYGVVLDGPGGSIATVTEYMVNGSLRTALLKNSKSLDRRKRLIIAMDTAFGMEYLHNKNIVHFDLKSDNLLVNLRDPQRPICKVGDLGLSKVKCQTLISGGVRGTLPWMAPELLNGSSSLVSEKVDVFSFGIVLWELLTGEEPYADLHYGVIIGGIVSNTLRPQVPDSCDPEWRSLMEQCWATEPSERPSFTQIAVRLRAMAASQKVQS, from the exons ATGgccgaggacggcggcggcgggggcgggggaggaggaggggagcggATGAAGCTGCTGTGCAGCCTCGGCGGGCGCATCCTGCCGCGGCCCGGGGACGGGACGCTGCGGTACGCCGGCGGCGACACCCGGATCGTGTCCGTGCCGCGCGGGGTGGCGCTGCAGGACCTGCTGGCCCGCCTCGCCGACGCCTACGGCGGCGCCACGGGCCCGCACTTCGCGGTCAAGTACCAGCTCCCCGACGAGGGCCTCGACGCGCTCATCTCGGTCTCCTCGCCCGAGGATCTCGACAACATGGTGGAGGAGTACGACAAGCTGGCCGTCGCCAGCCCCAAGCTGCGGGTCTTCATCTTCCCCGTCTCGGAGGCGGCCGCGCCCGGGGACGAGGGAGGCGAGGGCGCCGCCGGCTTCGACGCCGGCCTCAGGTACCTCGAGGCCGTCAACGGCATTGTGCGCAAGGACAGCATCGCCAGCCTGTCGTCCACCCAGTGCTCCGACGGCGGGCCTCCCCCTCCTACCCCGGCCGTGCCTTCctctggaggagggggagggggagggggagggggcggcggcggcggcgggggctccCCGACTGCTGTCTCCCCCACCTCCACCTGCTCCTACGACGCCGCCAGATCGGCTTTTGCTGCTCCGCCGCAACCTCAGCAGCTGCTTGTTGATGTCTTCACCAATGCTGCTCCCGCCCCTGTCCCGGTGAAGCCGCAGGAGAGTGCTGCGCCCCCTCAGCCAAGCCCCCATCCACATCCACACCCGCATCCGCATCCACATCCGGAGGCAGCAAGGTACCGTCAGCCACTCTCACAGCTACCACCACTGCCACCAGTGTTCATGAACGATCATAGAGAGGCTATGCAGGGTCTGAATCAGCAGCCACCAGAAAATGCGACCTGGTTTCAGGACTGCAATATGTGTGTCAAGGCTCTGCCTCACGCCCACTCCGATCCAGTCATGAATGACTATGCCAACGATGTGCGTGGAGGGGCGCCGGTTGAGCCAATACCAGTGTTCATGAGCCTGCGGCCTGAAGAtgtggcaaggatcatgatgggagAGCGGCAAATACCTTCTCAAATGGGGGCTTATGGGTACACACATATGCATCCAGTGCAGCCTGACAGGGAAAGGATGTATGCACCAAAGATGGAAGGCGTTGCAAACCCAATGCCCGTCGATCCAGCGAGCTTTCATCAGCATGTCtatgtgcagcagcagcagcagcagcaccagcagcagcaaTTGCCACCGCAGCAGGTGCCGGCGACTTATGGATTTAACCATATCCCCATGATGCCTACTGAGATGGTCTCTCCAAATTCCGTTCATTCTGATAGCTCTCATCAACAAGCTATACTGCATCAAATGCCTTCACCCCATGGAATGGCTCAGTACCCAGTAAGGCAAACTAATCCCAATAATCCGCTTGAAGGCGAAGGTAGTTTAAGTGGCAATTCTAGGCATCGGGAGGATGGACAAGTGCTCCGTGATAATGTGCCTTCAGTGGCACCTGCTGCTGTGCCAACCTATATGGCCAATGTGGACAGGATGATGGATTCACTACGGGTAAACCCTAACGAGCCCCGCTATCCCGAACAAAGGATGTATGCTGAGAATGGTTTACCCCAGAATGCAACGTCACAATACTCTCAGAGCAACACCAACACCTTTTTTGATGTCAGCGAGCCAAAGATGGCCCATCCAACTGAATCAATGCCACCGCCTTCGGTGGCCAGTCCTTATATGCATAATGTCCAGCATGCCAACGTTAACCATATGCCGCCGCAAATGGTGAGCATTGGGGGACCATACCCCAGTTATGTTGCCGCCACTATTGGGCATGTGGGTGTGCCCCCATCAGCTTATGGTGTTGATCCTGCGTATACAAAAGCCACTATTAACCCAATGAGCGAGCAGAAGGATGTTATGcctgaagtttatcacaaggaagcTCCACATGAATCCATTCCTCCTCCGAACGCTAATGCTCAGGTACCACTACCGACACCAGCACTGACAAATCATGCTCCAGTCGAGCAACTCCAGGAGTCTGGTTTACCTGGTCAACAGTTCAGCAATGTACATGCGCTGCCACCAAGACCTAAGAGGGTAGCAAGCAGGGAGAACATCAGCTCAAAGGATCCCCATTCCCAAAACTCTCTGTTGAATTGCAAAGGGCCAGATTTGAACATCCCGGCTGAGGAGCAACCATATCACAAAGACACACATGCAGAACAAGCTCAGTTTGTCAAAG GTGATGGTATCACTAATCCAGACTTGCTGGGTATGGAGGATGGTCTAGCCGCATTTGAGCCTCCACCTCCTGTGCTGAATGAAGGGCTTGGGAATGTCACTAATAAAGTAGACGGGCAAGCTCACACCAATGAG GTTAGCAAGGGCAAACCACTAGATTGGGTTTCAGGACAACCAGTCACAGATGAGCATGGACGCCTTCAG ATTATAAAGAATGATGACCTCGAAGAGCTCCAAGAACTCGGTTCTGGAACTTTTGGAACTGTATATCATGGGAAATGGAGGGGCTCTGATGTTGCAATAAAAAGAATCAATGACAGATGTTTTGCTGGGAAGCCATCTGAGCAAGAAAAAATG CGGAATGACTTCTGGAATGAAGCATCTAACCTTGCTGATCTGCACCACCCCAATGTTGTGGCCTTTTATGGCGTTGTTCTAGATGGGCCTGGGGGATCCATTGCAACGGTTACAGAATACATGGTTAATGGCTCACTTAGGACGGCTTTGCTGAAGAATTCCAA GAGCCTGGATCGACGCAAACGGCTAATTATTGCCATGGACACAGCTTTTGGAATGGAGTATCTGCATAACAAAAACATTGTGCACTTTGACCTCAAAAGTGACAATTTACTTGTTAATTTAAGGGATCCTCAGCGTCCAATATGCAAG GTTGGTGATCTTGGGCTTTCAAAAGTCAAGTGTCAGACGCTCATCTCTGGTGGTGTGAGGGGAACGCTTCCATGGATGGCCCCAGAGCTTCTGAATGGAAGCAGCAGCCTGGTCTCTGAAAAG GTTGATGTCTTCTCCTTTGGGATTGTCCTGTGGGAACTCCTCACAGGAGAGGAACCATATGCAGATTTGCACTATGGTGTTATCATTG GTGGCATTGTGAGCAACACTCTGCGGCCGCAGGTGCCTGACTCATGCGACCCGGAGTGGAGGTCGCTGATGGAGCAATGCTGGGCGACGGAACCGTCGGAACGGCCAAGCTTCACCCAGATCGCCGTGAGGCTGCGTGCCATGGCCGCGTCCCAGAAGGTGCAATCCTAG
- the LOC119341592 gene encoding homeobox protein knotted-1-like 11 isoform X1, with the protein MAYQYHHQDHALGMDPAAAAGNPGGGFAPGLGAGGWEREKAAIEAHPLYERLLEAHVACLRVATPVDQLPRIDAQVAARAPPPVPPAAAPAGGEELDLFMTHYVLLLCSFKEQLQQHVRVHAMEAVMACWELEQTLQSLTGASPGEGTGATMSDDEDNPVDSESNMFDGNDVSDGMGFGMLTEGERSLVERVRQELKHELKQGYREKLVDIREEILRKRRAGKLPGDTASTLKAWWQAHAKWPYPTEEDKARLVQETGLQLKQINNWFINQRKRNWHSNPTSSSSDKSKRKRNNAGEGNAEQSW; encoded by the exons ATGGCGTACCAGTACCACCACCAGGACCACGCGCTGGGGATggacccggcggcggcggcggggaacccCGGCGGCGGCTTCGCGCCAGGCCTAGGCGCGGGCGGGTGGGAGAGGGAGAAGGCGGCCATCGAGGCGCACCCGCTGTACGAGCGGCTGCTGGAGGCGCACGTCGCCTGCCTCCGCGTCGCCACCCCCGTCGACCAGCTCCCCCGCATCGACGCGCAGGTCGCcgcgcgcgccccgccgcccgtgccccccgccgccgcgcccgccggcggcgaggagctcgacCTCTTCATG ACACACTATGTGCTGCTCCTCTGTTCCTTCAAGGAACAGCTCCAGCAGCATGTGCGCGTCCACGCCATGGAGGCGGTGATGGCCTGCTGGGAGCTCgagcaaactctgcagagtcttacAG GGGCATCTCCTGGTGAAGGCACCGGGGCAACTATGTCCGATGACGAAGACAATCCGGTCGACAGTGAGAGCAACATGTTTGACGGGAACGATGTGTCAGATGGCATGGGCTTCGGAATGCTAACCGAGGGTGAGAGATCCTTGGTCGAGCGCGTGAGGCAAGAGCTGAAGCATGAGCTTAAACAG GGGTATAGAGAAAAGCTTGTGGACATCAGGGAGGAGATACTGCGGAAGCGAAGAGCCGGAAAGCTCCCAGGGGACACGGCGTCTACCCTGAAAGCTTGGTGGCAAGCCCACGCCAAATGGCCGTACCCAACT GAGGAGGACAAGGCGCGGCTGGTGCAGGAGACGGGGCTGCAGCTGAAGCAGATCAACAACTGGTTCATCAACCAGCGCAAGCGGAACTGGCACAGCAACCCTACCTCGTCCTCGTCAGACAAGAGCAAGAGAAAAAG gaacAATGCAGGTGAGGGCAACGCCGAGCAGTCCTGGTAG
- the LOC119341592 gene encoding homeobox protein knotted-1-like 11 isoform X2, with amino-acid sequence MAYQYHHQDHALGMDPAAAAGNPGGGFAPGLGAGGWEREKAAIEAHPLYERLLEAHVACLRVATPVDQLPRIDAQVAARAPPPVPPAAAPAGGEELDLFMTHYVLLLCSFKEQLQQHVRVHAMEAVMACWELEQTLQSLTGASPGEGTGATMSDDEDNPVDSESNMFDGNDVSDGMGFGMLTEGERSLVERVRQELKHELKQGYREKLVDIREEILRKRRAGKLPGDTASTLKAWWQAHAKWPYPTEEDKARLVQETGLQLKQINNWFINQRKRNWHSNPTSSSSDKSKRKR; translated from the exons ATGGCGTACCAGTACCACCACCAGGACCACGCGCTGGGGATggacccggcggcggcggcggggaacccCGGCGGCGGCTTCGCGCCAGGCCTAGGCGCGGGCGGGTGGGAGAGGGAGAAGGCGGCCATCGAGGCGCACCCGCTGTACGAGCGGCTGCTGGAGGCGCACGTCGCCTGCCTCCGCGTCGCCACCCCCGTCGACCAGCTCCCCCGCATCGACGCGCAGGTCGCcgcgcgcgccccgccgcccgtgccccccgccgccgcgcccgccggcggcgaggagctcgacCTCTTCATG ACACACTATGTGCTGCTCCTCTGTTCCTTCAAGGAACAGCTCCAGCAGCATGTGCGCGTCCACGCCATGGAGGCGGTGATGGCCTGCTGGGAGCTCgagcaaactctgcagagtcttacAG GGGCATCTCCTGGTGAAGGCACCGGGGCAACTATGTCCGATGACGAAGACAATCCGGTCGACAGTGAGAGCAACATGTTTGACGGGAACGATGTGTCAGATGGCATGGGCTTCGGAATGCTAACCGAGGGTGAGAGATCCTTGGTCGAGCGCGTGAGGCAAGAGCTGAAGCATGAGCTTAAACAG GGGTATAGAGAAAAGCTTGTGGACATCAGGGAGGAGATACTGCGGAAGCGAAGAGCCGGAAAGCTCCCAGGGGACACGGCGTCTACCCTGAAAGCTTGGTGGCAAGCCCACGCCAAATGGCCGTACCCAACT GAGGAGGACAAGGCGCGGCTGGTGCAGGAGACGGGGCTGCAGCTGAAGCAGATCAACAACTGGTTCATCAACCAGCGCAAGCGGAACTGGCACAGCAACCCTACCTCGTCCTCGTCAGACAAGAGCAAGAGAAAAAG GTGA